One Thermoplasma volcanium GSS1 genomic window carries:
- a CDS encoding adenylate kinase, giving the protein MRSVITGVAGVGKTTVLDIVARESGIPVVNYGTLMFEVAKRRGLVENRDQIRKLSRETQVDLQKLAGEEIGKMENAIVDTHMSIKTPFGYLPGLPEWVLRSINASVFVIIEADPAIIKRRRDNDPTRARDDEGVDSIREHQEMNRYFAAAYSIFSGATVKIVKNEEGKPEQAADEIVRVIK; this is encoded by the coding sequence GTGTAGCAGGTGTCGGTAAGACCACTGTTCTCGACATAGTAGCCAGAGAGAGTGGGATACCGGTTGTCAATTACGGTACCCTCATGTTTGAGGTTGCAAAGAGGCGTGGCCTAGTAGAGAACAGAGACCAAATAAGGAAGCTCTCAAGAGAAACTCAAGTTGATCTTCAAAAACTTGCAGGTGAAGAGATTGGGAAAATGGAAAACGCGATAGTCGACACACACATGTCCATAAAGACACCGTTTGGATATCTACCAGGTCTACCGGAGTGGGTCCTCAGATCTATAAATGCTTCCGTATTTGTAATAATAGAGGCTGATCCAGCTATAATCAAAAGGAGGAGAGACAACGATCCCACTAGGGCCAGGGATGACGAAGGCGTAGACAGTATACGCGAACATCAGGAGATGAACCGATACTTTGCAGCAGCCTACTCAATATTCAGCGGCGCCACGGTAAAGATTGTTAAAAATGAAGAGGGGAAACCCGAACAGGCCGCAGATGAAATCGTGAGGGTGATAAAATGA